The sequence below is a genomic window from Haloferax mediterranei ATCC 33500.
CGACGACCCTCGCGAAGCGCGTCGAGAATTTCGTCTGCGGTCAGTTCACCGGACTCGATTCGGAGCGGCTCGGGCATACCCCTACATCACAGGCGAGCCGTATCAGTATTATCGATGTCAGACATGTGTGCGCGCCAAAAACCAGACCGCGCCGTAAGGACGAAATCGGTCCGCGGTTCTCCGAGGTACTCGCCGCTCAGTTCGTCGTGGATTTCGACCGCTGTTCGTCGTCGGTGGCGGGGACCTCGACGCCTTCGGCAGCCTCCGCGACTTCGGTCTCTTTCTGCGTGTCGATGTGCCACCGGTCAATCTCGTCTTCGAAGTCCCGAAGCGTGTCGGAGACCTGTTCTTTCAAGTCGTCGTCGTTGACGTTTACCTCGAAGACGAACTCCTCGTTACCCGTTCCGCGGCCGACTTTCTGGATGTTCGCACTGATAAGTTCGTTGTCGAAGTAGTACGGAGCCAACTGTGTCATCACATTCTGATAGACCGTGTCCTCGACCTTCCGAAGCGCCTTCCGGCCGGCGGAGTCGGCCGCGCGGGC
It includes:
- a CDS encoding DUF5828 family protein; protein product: MEESISGFKCRGTWDEVVEHGERITRALRDASVDGVAFDDWDEWRPKSHERLGEDVSEKTAKQASVDEGEGEKAGKTPNEDLKTAGEKLSRSYEKVEEGDDEGAVESWQDSINYVARAADSAGRKALRKVEDTVYQNVMTQLAPYYFDNELISANIQKVGRGTGNEEFVFEVNVNDDDLKEQVSDTLRDFEDEIDRWHIDTQKETEVAEAAEGVEVPATDDEQRSKSTTN